From Cannabis sativa cultivar Pink pepper isolate KNU-18-1 chromosome 8, ASM2916894v1, whole genome shotgun sequence, a single genomic window includes:
- the LOC115699675 gene encoding rRNA 2'-O-methyltransferase fibrillarin 1, with translation MRPPRGRGGGGFGGGGGGFRGGRGDGGGRGRGGGRSFGGSRGGRDGGRGRGRGGPGRGRGGPGGMKGGSKVVVEPHRHEGVFIAKGKEDALVTRNMVPGEAVYNEKRISVQKEDGTKIEYRVWNPFRSKLAAAILGGVDEIWIKPGARVLYLGAASGTTVSHVSDVVGPEGLVYAVEFSHRSGRDLVNMAKKRTNVIPIIEDARHPAKYRMLVGMVDVIFSDVAQPDQARILALNASYFLKAGGHFVISIKANCIDSTVPAEAVFQQEVKKLQAEQFKPFEQVTLEPFERDHACVVGGYRMPKKQKPVA, from the exons GCGGTGGCGGCGGTGGATTCAGAGGAGGCCGTGGCGATGGAGGAGGTCGTGGAAGAGGAGGAGGAAGGTCATTTGGGGGTTCCAGAGGAGGACGTGATGGTGGCCGtggaagaggaagaggaggaccaGGCCGTGGTCGTGGAGGACCTGGTGGAATGAAAGGTGGTAGCAAAGTTGTGGTTGAGCCTCATAGACATGAGGGTGTGTTCATTGCTAAGGGTAAGGAAGATGCTCTTGTTACTAGAAATATGGTTCCTGGTGAGGCTGTGTACAATGAAAAGAGAATCTCTGTTCAGAAAGAAGATGGAACTAAGATTGAAtacagggtttggaaccctttcCGTTCTAAGTTGGCTGCTGCTATTCTTGGTGGTGTTGATGAGATTTGGATT AAACCTGGAGCTCGTGTTCTATATCTTGGAGCTGCTTCTGGGACCACAGTTTCTCATGTGTCTGATGTTGTTGGACCT gaaGGATTGGTTTATGCTGTTGAGTTTTCACACAGAAGTGGTAGAGATTTGGTTAACATGGCCAAAAAGAGGACTAATGTCATTCCCATTATTGAAGATGCTAGACACCCTGCTAAGTACAGGATGTTAGTTGGGATGGTTGATGTTATCTTTTCCGATGTTGCTCAACCTGATCAG GCAAGGATTCTAGCATTGAATGCTAGTTACTTTTTAAAAGCTGGGGGTCATTTTGTAATCTCCATCAAG GCCAACTGCATAGACTCTACAGTTCCCGCCGAGGCTGTGTTCCAACAAGAAGTTAAGAAGCTTCAAGCCGAGCAATTCAAGCCCTTCGAGCAAGTGACTCTTGAGCCCTTTGAGCGTGACCATGCTTGTGTTGTTGGTGGCTACCGTATGCCAAAGAAACAAAAGCCTGTTGCTTAA